The Bacteroidia bacterium genomic interval ACTTGTATAATATCATCCGAAAGCTTGGCCTTCTTTCTCTGTAGATTGAGAATCTTCTCCTCAATGCTATCACGCGTGATGAATTTATAATAGAAGACCGTTCGCGTCTGGCCGATTCTGTGAGATCGGTCAATCGCCTGATTTTCTACTGCCGGGTTCCACCAGGGATCGAGAATGAATACATAATCAGCCGCTGTAAGATTAAGGCCAACGCCTCCTGCCTTTAAACTGATCAGGAATACTTTTATATCCTTGTCATTCTGGAAAGTATCTACGGGGGTCTGGCGGTCTTTGGTGCCTCCATCCAGGTAGTTGTACTTGATCCCTTCTTTATCCAGGTCATTGCGGAGGAGGGTGAGTACTTTTACAAACTGAGAAAAGATCAGCACTTTGGAGCGCTTTTTCCCAAGGATCTGCTTCAGCAATCTTTTTACTTCCTGGTATTTACCTGAATTTTCCAGCTCAAATTTTTCCGGCTCAATGATTCGGGGGTGTATCGCGATCTGACGAAGCTTCTGAAGTCCAGCCAGGATATTGAGTTTATTCTTTTTCCAGGCTCCTTGCGTAATAAGATCCATGAGGTAGTTTCTGTAGGAACTACGCGTGTCTTCATAGAAATCTTTTTGCTCATCGGTCATCTCACAATAATGGAGCTTCTCGATACGTGGAGGCAATTCCTTCTCAACCTGGTGCTTCCTTCTTCTCAGGATATACGGATAGATGATACGGCTCAGTTTTGCTGATTGCTTGGTATCAAAATTCTTCTCAATCGGCTGCACATAAAATTTCTTGAAGAAATTATCTGAGCCCAATAAACCCGGATTGAGGAAAGACATTTGAGACCAAATATCCATGACAGTATTTTCTATAGGCGTACCAGATAGAGAAAGCCTATGCTTGGCTACCAGTTTGCGTACTGCCTTGGCCGTTTTGGATTCTGGATTTTTGATATTCTGGCTTTCGTCGAGGATGATGTAGTTGAAAGGAAAAGTCGCCAGTAATTTGATGTCTTGCCTTACCAAACCATAAGTAGTCAGGATTAGGTCATAATCAGCGAATGTTCCTGCATCCTTGGGACGATTGATGCCCGTATGTGTAAATATTTTAAGAGATGGTGTGAATTTTTTTGCTTCGTTTGCCCAGTTGGGAATCAGAGAAGTCGGGAGGACAATTAAAGAAGGGGTGTCTATTCCATCTTCTTTTTCTTTTAACAGGAGACTTAAAGTTTGAAGGGTCTTTCCCAATCCCATATCATCCGCCAGGATGCCGCCCATATTGTGGGCCTTCATAAAATGGAGCCAATTATAGCCTGCTTCCTGATAGCTACGGAGTTTCGCTTTCAATCCTCTGGGAGTCGGAATTTCGGGGATGCCTTCTGTGTTTTTTATGCTATCAAGCATCTTGGAGTGGCCATTGTTTCCTTTTGAAGGGAAATTTAGCAAAGGGGCCTGGTATTTTTTGATTTTCAGGCTTCCCCCATCAGATTCATCCACTTCAGAAACTTCCAACAGATGACGATAATCCGAAAACCAGTGTTCCGGCAAAATAGCAATGCTGTCATCCGGCAATTTGTACTCTCGATTTCCTTTGAGAATATGGCCCCTGAACTTTATGAAAGGGATTTCAAATTTGCCAATTCGAACGATAGCTTTTATATCAAACCAGTCCCCTGATTCCTGGGTTTTAAGTTCTATCTGAGGAATATCCAGGCTAATTTGATAGGAGGGATTTTCCTGTATAATGTTTACCCCTTTGTCCCGGATGAAATCTGCATGCTCAGAAAACCAGGAAAGGGCCTTGTCTTTTTGAATATATTCCCAGGGGCTAAGGCTATTTTTATTTGGGGTGAATTGCTCAAAAAACTCCAGCATTTCTTTTTCCTGCTGGCATTTTCGTTCAATCCGGAAGAATCGGTATTCTTCCCCGTTTTTTTCCATGATGGACTTTACCTTGCCTTCACTTTCCAAAGGAATGCAGTGTTGACCATATTTTACTTCACGCAAAAAGGAAAAACTGGAAGCATCATACTCTTTTACCTTAAGGATAAATTCCGGATCATAGCGGAGGGTCTTTATTTCAAACCCCTTTGCATAAACATCATATTTCTCAATGATCTGGGTAATAAATTTCCGGTAATATTCCTCTTCTTTTTCTTTGGGGATAGCAATAAAGTCCTTTCTGAGGAAAGGTCTCAATTTCTTTCCATCTACATGCTTTTTGAAGGTAAACAACTCATGATTGAGAAGCATCCAGGCAGGCTCAAGGCAGAGAAGAGCAGCTCCCGTTTTCTGGAACTTCACGATCTCTCCATTGAGTTTTACGGTAGGATAGTAGCGGGTGAAATTTTCTTTTTTGCGAAAGTGAAAGAGAGCGGTTGCTTGCTCATCGAGTATGGTAATTTTTTGCTTGGCTGGATATCCATCATTTCCCATTTCAAAGAGGGCCTTTCCTTTGCATAAAGGAAGAATCCTGGCCATCCTTCTTTGAATGAAATTGGTAACGAGTTTTTTCGCCTGTCCTTCAAATTTTTTAGAAAAAAATTCCAGTTCGTTTCGGGGATCCCCTCCAAATTTCTTTACAATAGCTTTGGGAGTCATTTCTGAAATGAGCTTGACAAGCTCTTTGTCATCCTCATCCAACTCTTGCGAGAATTCGGCTATATTGTGGGGGTATAATCCCTGATGAACAAAACTCAGCTCTCCACTGGGAAGGATTTGAACCACATGCGCTGTCATCAGGTATCCCAAATACTCATGGTGGTAAGTAGAGTATACCGGGCAGAAGGGAAGTGTGGCGTCAACGAGGTGCATGGATGTTCAGAAAATACTTTTAATTTTCCCTAATTCGTTTCTCTTAGAAAAAAAGGCAAGATCAAATGTAATAAGAATTTAGATCACGGATAAAAAAATATTAAAAAAAACGTCATTTCTTTGAGAAAAAAATGCCGAAAACCGTAAAATTTCATCAAATAAGAAAATATGAAGCACTTTGTCGCTATAATCCTCATTTTCAGTGCCTTTCAGCTACAAGCACAGATTACCATTGATAATAATGATATGCCCAGTCCTGGTTATTGGGCGAGATTGAGCGTTGCTGATACGGTCTTTCAGCCTGATTTGCAGACAGTTGGGGCAAACCTAAACTGGGATTTCACCGGAATGAATGCTGTTACCCAAAGGAAGGACACCTTTGGCAGTGTTAATGACATTCCTATCCTGATCAGATTGCTGTTTTTAAGTTCTAATCTTGTTAGAATTCAGGAAACTCCTGATTCTTTGGGAGGAATAGCCCTGAGTGAAGGCTATCAGTTTTTTAGAAAAACAAATTCCCGATATGAAAATAATGGTCTGGGGGGAACGATAAATGGAATACCTTTCGGACTATCTAACAATCCTGACGATATCATCTATCGTTTTCCCTTGAACTACCAGGACGTTGATTCTTCAGAGTCATTGGCTCAATTGAATATTCCTGGAGTATTTTATATAGAACGAAGCGTGAAAAGATGGAATGAAGTTGATGCCTGGGGGCAACTGGAAACGCCCTATGGTACCTTCAATACCTTGCGCGTTAAAACCACGATTCAGGAATCAGATTCTATCGCTGCAGATACGATTTCCTTCCGTATCAATGTGCCCACGAGAAGAGAATACAAATGGCTGGCTAAGGAAGAGAAAATTCCCATCATGACGGTGAATACGATACTAGTTGGGGGGAATGAAGTTCCTGCCGGTATTCAATATGTGGATTCCCTGCGAAATACTGGTGGGACGACTGCTGTCGCTGAGGAGCTAAGCTCTATTGCCAAGATGTATCCCAATCCCACTTCAGACCTGCTTAATCTGGAAATCCTGGAGCAATTGGGAGAAGATGCTCGAATCGAAGTATATGACCTGAGAGGGCAAAAATTGATGGATCAAAACCTGGTTTACGGAATCAATCAGCTTATGCTGGGAAATATGCCCAGGGGCATTTATCACCTTCGGATCATCAGTAAAAAGAAAAGTTATACGGGTTCTTTATTAAGGCGATAAGCACTAAAAGGGAACACTGCTATCTCCGCCTCCACCTCCGCTAGCCGGATCATTCATTTTAGAAGGCAGGGTAATGGTGTTTCCTCCACCTGCATCCATACCAAAGGCATCAAAATCAGAAGTGCCTCCCTGTGTCCAGTCTCCGAACTTACCGTACTTGCCGATAAATTGCATATCGACATTTCCTGTAGGGCCATTTCTTTGTTTGGCTATGATAAGCTCAGCCTTTCCTAAGGTTGAGTTGCCTTCATCATCTGTTTCAAAGCCATAATACTCTGGACGATAGAGGAACATAACGATATCCGCATCCTGCTCAATAGATCCAGATTCCCTCAAGTCACTCAATACCGGGCGTTTGTCTCCTCCCCGGCTTTCCACAGCACGACTCAACTGAGAAAGTGCGATCACACAGACATCCAGTTCTTTTGCCAATTCTTTCAGAGATCGCGAAATGGCTGCAATCTCCTGTTCACGATTACCTCCTTTATTTGAAGGTCCGGTCATCAACTGCAAATAGTCAATGATGACCATGCTGATATTTTTCTCAGCCTTAAGTCTTCGGCATTTGGCTCTAAGGTCCCAAATGGAGAGGGCAGGGGTATCATCAATAAATATTTCGGTCTTACTCAAAGATCCGATTCGAGTAATCAGCTGCTTCCACTCATAATCTTCCAGGCGACCGGTACGAACCTTTTGGGCATCGAGCTCTGCTTCTGAAACAATCAAACGTTGGGTCAACTGAACAGCCGCCATCTCCAGTGAGAAGAAAGCTACGGCTTCTCCAAAACGAAGGGAAGCATTTCTGGCCAGGGTAAGGGTGAAAGCAGTTTTACCCATTGCAGGTCTTGCTGCAATGATTACGAGGTCAGTCTTGTTGAAACCAGCCGTCATTTTATCCAGCTCAACAATACCGGATGGAATACCGGTAACACTGCTGTCTTTTCCCCTCATTTCCTCAAGGCGCTCCAAGGTCTTCATCACCAATTCAGGCATCCCAAGGTAATTTCTCCTCAAGTTGGTTTCAGAAATTTCGAAGAGAGATTGCTCGGTTTGATCCAATAAATCAAACACATCCGTGGTTTCATTGTAGGCATCCTTTACTACCTGATCTGAAACGATGATAAGCTGCCGAAGAATAAATTTCTCAGCGATTACACGAGCATGGTATTCAATATTGGCCGCAGAGGCTACCCGCGAGGTCAATTCTGTAAGATAAAAGGCACCTCCGGCTTCCTGTAGTTTGCCTTCTTTTTTTAAGGCATTTTTGACTGTAAGGATATCAATGGGCTCTGAATTCTGAAAAAGGGCAAGAATCTGCTCAAAAATGACCTGGTTGGCATCTTTATAGAACATATTGGGCTTGAGGATATCCATGATCCGGTGCAGGGCATCCTTTTCCAACAATAGGGCTCCCAACACAGCTTCTTCCATATCCAGAGACTGGGGAGGTAGTTTTCCACCTAAAGGAGAAGTAGAAAGGCTTTGGACCTTACCTTGTGCAGTATTTGGGTTACTGTACTTGCTCGGAGTACGCTTGCTGTTCTCAGCCATAGAGGAATCTATGTTAGATGTTTATTCCAGGACAAAAGGGCTCAAATATACGAAAAGGAATATTCGACAAACAATCCTTTTTCCTGAACGGTTGCTGCATATTTTTATTCTATTACGCATTTTTAAGCAGTCCTCTTTTTTTCCACAAATATTGACTTTGGCATAAGCCGCCTAGCATAAGGAAATTAAGTTCGAAGGAGATTTATTCACAGTAATTCACAAGTCTGGGGAAAGAATGTGGATAAGTATTGGATAAGTATTCTTCTTTCGCCCCCACTCAATCTGCGTGAACGGGAATTTCCTGCTTGCGCTTTATATTGTAGTAAAGATAAGAATATTAGCGAAAGCGAGCTAAATTTATTTACATGTACCCCTAAAAGACAGGCATTATTTTAAGCACTCATTTCGTATATTTGCCTGCCTGTTTTTAAAAAGAGGAAACACTATGTTTAACTTTTTCAATAAGAAAGAAAATAAGGATAAGCTCGACAAGGGCCTGGAGAAGACCAAGGTCGGCTTGATGGGAAGACTTAATCGTGCGATCCTGGGTAAATCCAAAGTCGATGAAGAGGTCCTGGATGAGCTGGAAGAGGTCTTGATTGCGAGTGATGTGGGGGTGAAAACTACAGTTCGAATCATCGAACGTATTGAAAGCCGGGTTTCTGATGATAAGTATACCAGTGCAAAAGAACTGGATTATATCCTGAAAGATGAAATAGAAAAACTAATTCTGGAAAACCATCCGGAAAGTCTCAACTATTTTGAAATACCTGAGATCAGGAATGAAGGCCAAAAGCAGCCCTACGTGATCATGGTGGTGGGAGTAAATGGTGTGGGCAAGACAACCACAATCGGCAAACTGGCGCACAGATGGAGAGATCAGGGGAAATCGGTCTTGATGGGTGCTGCAGATACCTTCCGTGCCGCCGCAGTTGATCAATTGAAACTATGGGCAGATAGAGTAGGAGCTGATTTTTATTCGAAAGGAATGAATACTGATCCTGCCGCTGTAGCCTATGAGTCGGTAAGGGAAGGCCTGAATAAAAATTCAGATGTAATCATCGTGGATACTGCCGGGCGATTACATACAAAGAGGGGCTTGATGGATGAGCTCTCAAAAATCAAGCGAAGTATGGACAAAGTTATGCCCGGAGCACCACATGAGGTCCTCTTGGTTCTGGATGCAAGTACCGGGCAGAATGCGATTATACAAGCAGAAAAATTTACAGAAGCCACAGACGTAACCTCTTTAGCCTTGACCAAACTTGATGGGACTGCAAAAGGAGGAGTAGTCATTGGTGTTTCGGATCGATTCAAAATACCGGTGAAGTTTATTGGAGTGGGAGAAGGAATGGATGATCTCCAGACTTTTGACCCCAAGGAGTTTATTGATTCTATGTTTGAGCTAAAATCCTGATTGAATGGTCAATAACCTTCCCAAATATAAAAAGCGACAACAAGACAAGATCAATGTGATCACCCTGGGTTGTTCCAAAAATCTGGTAGATTCAGAGGTGCTTCTCTCTCAATTGCATGGCAATGGGATGAGTGCTACCCATGAAGCCGAACAGAGTGATGCAAATGTAGTCGTAATTAATACCTGTGGTTTTATAGATAAAGCCAAAGAAGAATCGGTTAATACGATTTTGGATTATGTGGGTCGAAAAGAAGCAGGTGAGATTGAAAAGGTGGTCGTAACGGGTTGCTTGTCTCAAAGATATAAGGATGACCTTAAAGAGGAGATTCCCGAGGTAGATGCCTGGTTTGGTACACAAGACATGCCGGACCTGGTAAATGAACTGGGCGCTGATTTCAAAAAAGAATTGGTCGGGGAAAGAAATACCAGCACTGATTCTCATTATGCCTATTTGAAAATCGCGGAAGGTTGTAACAGGCCTTGTAGCTTTTGCGCCATTCCCTTGATGCGAGGAAAGCATAATTCCAGGAGTATTGAGTTTTTGGTGAAAGAAGCTGAATTTCTGGTAGCCAAAGGAGTAAAGGAACTGATGTTGATTGCACAGGACCTGACTTATTATGGCATAGACTTGTATGGCGAAAGAAAGCTTAATGAACTGTTACTTGCCTTATGTGAGGTAAAGGGACTAGCGTGGATTCGACTCCATTATGCTTACCCCAGTGGCTTTCCAGTAGAAATTCTTCCTACCATTCGAGAACAAGCAAAGATTTGCAACTACCTGGATATGCCTTTGCAGCATATTTCAGATCCGGTTCTCAAGACTATGCGTCGAGGGATCAATTCCAAAAGAACGCGGGATCTGGTGAAGAGAATCCGGGAAGAAGTTCCAGGACTTGCCTTGAGAACTACCTTGTTGGTTGGACATCCGGGAGAGAGTGAAGAGGACCATCAGGAATTGCTGAAGTTCGTTGAAGAAGCCAGATTTGATCGCCTGGGGGTCTTTACCTATTCTCATGAGGAAAACACCCATGCCGGAGATAAATACGAAGATCTCATCGATGAGGAAACCAAAGAACGGCGAATGGAAGAGGTAATGGAGCTTCAGCAAGGAATTTCTCTGGAAATAAATCGTGGTTATGTAGGCAAAACCTATAAAACCATAATAGATAGAAAGGAATCCGGTTATTATATTGGCAGAACGGAATTTGATTCGCCTGAAGTAGATAATGAAGTCATCGTCCATACAGAAAAAGAACTGGAGATAGGCGCATTCTATCAGGTGGAAATCCAGGATGCCATGGAATATGACCTGATCGGCAAAGTCCTTAGCTAAGACCCCCTTCTCTATGAGAAAATTGCTGCTTTTTATCCTACTTGCTTGCACCTTATTTCAGACTCGGGCACAATCCCCATGGGATTGCGCGGTGAAAAAGGGCCTGGACCTGGGCAGTAATACCCGCCTTTTTCTGGCATACAAATCCAGTTCAAACGCAAACAAAGTATTTAAAGCAGATATACGTTTCCGCCCTAAAGGAAAATACCGGGATTTTCTTCGTAAAGAAACCCGTCTGGAAACCCGGGGAGATAAAATATTTGTTTTACCCTTTAGCCTGCCAAAAGGAGAATATGAGGTAGACATTAGTATTGAAGATGTCGAGCTGGGAAATATGTACCACGTCACCCCTGATGAGGTGTATAAGTGCAGAGAGCAGGAGATCAATATCTCAGATATCTACCTTTCCTATAATCCTTCTGCAGAAAGGGCTTTCGAACAACCACTGGTAAATCTAAGCCTTGATAAAGACAAAGAACAGCTATATTATTTTATTGAACTGCAAACAGCTCGCGCATATTCCAACCTAAACATCAGTGCCTTCCTCTTTAAGGATAAGAATTCTGGAAAACTCAATCTCGAACAAATGGATACCTTTGAATCTATTTATGAGACGAGCCAGAACCTGAGTATGTATAAATTACAACAGGCTCAAATATCGGATATGCTGGAAGTAGGCGACCTCGAACCGGGAGAATACTTGCTGAGTGTGGAGGTTTTTAATGGAGCTACGCGTTTGGGAGGAGTTGATTCTCGCTTTGTGATAGGCGGAGATATCAAAGAACTCATGCGTCAAAGGGGCTATATAGATGATGCCATTCTCATGATGGAATATATTTTGCCCATAGAAGAATTGGAAGCCCTCCTGGACAATCCGGATTATGAAGCAAAAAAGGTAGCTTTTGATAAAATCTGGTTAGAGTTATATGGAGAGGAAGCTGATATTATGATGGAAGAATATTACTCCGCTGTAATTACGGCCAATCAATTATACAATGAGGATCTTCCCGGCAGAAAAGGCTGGCAATCAGACCGGGGGAAGATTTTTATTGAATACGGACAGCCAGAGATTAAAAATGTGACTATCAGGGGAAAAGAATATCAAAGATGGATTTATGCCAAGTGGTCTCTATCTTTTTTATTCGAAAAACGCAACCAAGGATATTACCTCATCGAATAAGAAGGGAATGATCGATACTTTTAAAACCTATTTTCAGCGGCACTTTGCTTTTGATAGTCTTTTTGATAGCAAGGAATCGGGCAAGGCTGCAGAGGCCCCTGAAAAATACGGGCTCAACAAGAGCAAGCAGTTTTTTCTATACTTTCTGAGAGTTTCCCCTTTCCTGTGTGGATTGGGTTTTGGTTTGTCTTTTCTGGAGGCATTTGAAACCAATCATCTGTTTACCCTTGATATTTTTGGTTATCCCCTTATCCTCAATTTCGCCGGAATCCTTAAAATTATCTGCGTAAGTGGATTGATCGGTTTTGGAACCAACTATATTGCAATCAAAATGCTCTTCAGGCCGGTGATCAAAAGACCCATTCTGGGGCAAGGACTTATACCCGCACAAAAAGACCGGATTATCTATACCCTGGCACAAGGAATTTACCGACATGTGCTCAATCAGGATTTGATTCGGAAAAGGGTGGAGGAGACAGGATTGGTGAAAAAAGTCAATAGCCTGGTCATGGATGGAGCCGTGGGACTTTTGCAGGATGATGAATTAAGAGAACACATCAAAAGTATCATCGTCGAATCGATGAATGAATATGCAGAAAGAGAGGATGTGAGAAAGGAAATTGCCGAGATGATCGATACCCGTCTAGAGCAAAACCTGGATAAGGGCCTTAAAAAATTCTTACTGCAGACCTATAAAAAATATAACAAAGAGGATTATGAGGAGGTTATTGAGAAAATAGTGAAAGATCTTCCCCAATTGGCATTGGAAGTAATTGAGAAGCTGGAGGACCAATTGGACCGTGCTGCCGCATATATTAGAAAGGAAAAGGAAGAGACCGCGGAGAAGATTATGGACCTCTTTATAGATCTTTTAAATAAATTGGACATCACCGATCTACTGGCCAAGCAAATGGCTCACTTTAATGAAGCAGAATTAGAGCGCTTGGTCTGGGAGTCGACAAATGAACAATTAAGATATATACAATATTTGGGTACAATATTGGGAATGCTGGGAGGATTGCTGATATGGGCACCTGAATTAATGATTACGGTATATGCCCTCTTGATCGGCATCATCGCAGGCCTTGATTCCCTGCTCTTTAGAATTGCTACTAAGTAAAGGCTTTTGAAAACTCCTACACCAAACATCAAGGCAGATTATCTGTCAGGCGCGGATCTCATACGCCCCTTTATCAATTATCCCCTGAATAAACTGGATTTTAAGCAGGTAGTTGCTGATAAATCCAGGGATGATATTGATAGAGCCCTTTTGCAAGAGGTCCTCAAAGAGCAATATAAAGACTTTGAGCCTTCTGAAAAGACGCAGAGAAACCTTGATATCCTTCATAAGGAAAATACCTATACCGTTACAACCGGACATCAACTGGTTTTATTTGCGGGCCCTCTTTATACTACCTATAAAGTCTTAAGCACGGTTAAACTGGCTGAGCATATCAGCAAAGAAGTTGATGAAGTGGAGGTTGTGCCGGTTTTCTGGATACATACCGAAGACCATGATTTTGAAGAGATCAACCATTATTACAGCAGCTTTTCTCAAAAAAATAGCTATCCAGCCAAATTTCAAAGCCTGGTGGGAAATCATGTTCTGAGCGAGGAAATCGAAGCAATTGTTCCCTCCCAGTTCGAAGGCAAATTAAAAGAAGCATATAAAGCCGGCCTTTCTATGAAAGAAGCCTATCGGCGTTTCGTCTTCGAATTGTTTGATGCCTATGGAGTCCTCATTCTGGATGCGAGCGACGAAAGACTGAAGGCTCGCTTTCAACGGGTTCTCAAACTGGAATTGGGGCAATCCAAATCTTTCACCGAAATCAATAAGACTTCCACCCAATTGGCAGGCCTGGGATATCCGCTACAGATCAATCCTCGCGAGATCAACCTTTTTTACATGGATGATAAGGGCAGGGACCGGATCGTGGCTGAGAACGGACATTATGAAGTCCTGAATCGGGACTTAAGATTCCAGCCCGATGAGATGGATAAACTGATTCAGGAAAATCCGGATCGCTTTAGTCCCAATGTAAGTCTGCGGCCACTCTATCAGGAAATGATTCTGCCCAATTTAGCCTACTTTGGAGGTTGGGGAGAAATCCGGTACTGGGTTCAGTTGAAAGGAGCTTTTGATGCTTTCGGAGTAAACTTTCCCTGTGTGCTGCCACGCATGTCAGCAACTTTTGCCACCGCAGATCAGGAAAAAAGATTAGAGGAACTTGGATTGTCGCTGGCTGATATGCTGAAAAGCAGTCAGGAATTGTATAAGATTCGCACTGCAGACCAATGGGATAGCAGGGAGTTTGAAAAACTTCAGGACCAGATCCTGGAACAAATCAATGCCTACAAAATTCATATTGAAGGCCAACTTTCAGAGACCCTGGCTCGCTCAGCAGAAGCCCTCAAAGTCAAAAGTCAGAAATACCTGAAAAATATGCGAAAAAAGGCGGAACGCGTCATTCGCCATAAATATCCCAAAGCCTATAAAGAGATAGATCAATTAAAGTCCGAAATACAGCCAGACGGTTGGGTACAGGAAAGGATTTTGAGTTTAGCTTCTCTCGAAGGGATCATGAGTCCCAAAGATTTTGTGGAATTTGCCTACCAAAAATGTGATCCCTTAAATTTTGATCACCAATTTTGGATTTTGGGCTAAAATCTGTCCATCTTTCGTGTATGAAAAAGAATCCAGGCGCCAAAAAGACTCCCAAGAAAAAAAGTATTGCCCTCACAGAAGATGATCCCTGGTTAGAACCTTACCTGGATGATATTCTTGCCCGGCGCAAAAGGTGCAGAGATCGCCAGGAAGAAATTACCAAAACCTATGGATCTATGCGTGCCTTTTCGAAAGGGCATGAATACTTTGGGATCAATTATGATGCAAAGGCCCAAGGTTGGTGGTATAGAGAATGGGCGCCTGCTGCCGAGAGATTATCTCTGGTAGGAGATTTTAATGAATGGGATAAAGAAGCCCATATATTAGAAAAGAAAGAAGGAGGAATTTGGGAAATATTTTTACCCAAAGAAGTCCTCAAGCACAAAGATAAGCTCAAGGTCCACATCACAGCGGCAAATGGTTCACACGACCGTATGCCAGCCTATATCAAAAGAGCGGTCCAGGACCCCAATACCTATGACTTTGCCGGTCAGATTTGGGAGCCTGAAAAGGAATTCAAATGGACAGACAAGAAGTTTAAAGTGGATCGTTCCAAGGCTCCTATGATCTATGAGTGTCATACAGGAATGGCGCAGGAAAAAGAAGGTGTCGGTAGCTGGAAAGAGTTCGAAGAAAATATTCTTCCGCGCATCAAAAAACTGGGATACAATGCGATCCAGATGATGGCTGTTCAAGAGCATCCTTATTATGGATCTTTCGGCTATCATGTTTCCAATTTCTTTGCACCTTCATCTCGATTTGGAACACCCGAAGACTTAAAATCTCTGATCAATACAGCTCATAAAATGGGTATTGCCGTAATTATGGATATTGTCCATTCACATGCGGTTAAAAACTTTGCCGAAGGGCTCAACGAACTGGATGGCTCAGATGATCATTATTTTCATTCGGGAGGAAGGGGAGAGCACGAAGGTTGGGATTCCAAACTATTCAATTATGGAAAAGAAGAAGTTCAACGCTTCCTCCTTTCCAATGTTGCCTATTGGCTGGAGGAGTTTCATTTTGATGGCTTCCGTTTTGATGGAGTTACTTCCATCCTCTATTTCCATCATGGGGAGCATGTGAGTTTTGATCATTACGACAAATATTTCAAAGAAGGAGCAGAATGGGATGCTATCACCTATTTGCAATTGGCCAATGAACTCATCCATGAAATCCGTCCAGATGGGATCAGTATAGCCGAAGATATGAGCGGCATGCCAGGTGCCTGCAGGACAGTGGAGGAAGGAGGCCTGGGCTTTGATTT includes:
- the rimO gene encoding 30S ribosomal protein S12 methylthiotransferase RimO is translated as MVNNLPKYKKRQQDKINVITLGCSKNLVDSEVLLSQLHGNGMSATHEAEQSDANVVVINTCGFIDKAKEESVNTILDYVGRKEAGEIEKVVVTGCLSQRYKDDLKEEIPEVDAWFGTQDMPDLVNELGADFKKELVGERNTSTDSHYAYLKIAEGCNRPCSFCAIPLMRGKHNSRSIEFLVKEAEFLVAKGVKELMLIAQDLTYYGIDLYGERKLNELLLALCEVKGLAWIRLHYAYPSGFPVEILPTIREQAKICNYLDMPLQHISDPVLKTMRRGINSKRTRDLVKRIREEVPGLALRTTLLVGHPGESEEDHQELLKFVEEARFDRLGVFTYSHEENTHAGDKYEDLIDEETKERRMEEVMELQQGISLEINRGYVGKTYKTIIDRKESGYYIGRTEFDSPEVDNEVIVHTEKELEIGAFYQVEIQDAMEYDLIGKVLS
- a CDS encoding GWxTD domain-containing protein; amino-acid sequence: MRKLLLFILLACTLFQTRAQSPWDCAVKKGLDLGSNTRLFLAYKSSSNANKVFKADIRFRPKGKYRDFLRKETRLETRGDKIFVLPFSLPKGEYEVDISIEDVELGNMYHVTPDEVYKCREQEINISDIYLSYNPSAERAFEQPLVNLSLDKDKEQLYYFIELQTARAYSNLNISAFLFKDKNSGKLNLEQMDTFESIYETSQNLSMYKLQQAQISDMLEVGDLEPGEYLLSVEVFNGATRLGGVDSRFVIGGDIKELMRQRGYIDDAILMMEYILPIEELEALLDNPDYEAKKVAFDKIWLELYGEEADIMMEEYYSAVITANQLYNEDLPGRKGWQSDRGKIFIEYGQPEIKNVTIRGKEYQRWIYAKWSLSFLFEKRNQGYYLIE
- a CDS encoding DUF445 family protein is translated as MIDTFKTYFQRHFAFDSLFDSKESGKAAEAPEKYGLNKSKQFFLYFLRVSPFLCGLGFGLSFLEAFETNHLFTLDIFGYPLILNFAGILKIICVSGLIGFGTNYIAIKMLFRPVIKRPILGQGLIPAQKDRIIYTLAQGIYRHVLNQDLIRKRVEETGLVKKVNSLVMDGAVGLLQDDELREHIKSIIVESMNEYAEREDVRKEIAEMIDTRLEQNLDKGLKKFLLQTYKKYNKEDYEEVIEKIVKDLPQLALEVIEKLEDQLDRAAAYIRKEKEETAEKIMDLFIDLLNKLDITDLLAKQMAHFNEAELERLVWESTNEQLRYIQYLGTILGMLGGLLIWAPELMITVYALLIGIIAGLDSLLFRIATK
- the bshC gene encoding bacillithiol biosynthesis cysteine-adding enzyme BshC; this encodes MKTPTPNIKADYLSGADLIRPFINYPLNKLDFKQVVADKSRDDIDRALLQEVLKEQYKDFEPSEKTQRNLDILHKENTYTVTTGHQLVLFAGPLYTTYKVLSTVKLAEHISKEVDEVEVVPVFWIHTEDHDFEEINHYYSSFSQKNSYPAKFQSLVGNHVLSEEIEAIVPSQFEGKLKEAYKAGLSMKEAYRRFVFELFDAYGVLILDASDERLKARFQRVLKLELGQSKSFTEINKTSTQLAGLGYPLQINPREINLFYMDDKGRDRIVAENGHYEVLNRDLRFQPDEMDKLIQENPDRFSPNVSLRPLYQEMILPNLAYFGGWGEIRYWVQLKGAFDAFGVNFPCVLPRMSATFATADQEKRLEELGLSLADMLKSSQELYKIRTADQWDSREFEKLQDQILEQINAYKIHIEGQLSETLARSAEALKVKSQKYLKNMRKKAERVIRHKYPKAYKEIDQLKSEIQPDGWVQERILSLASLEGIMSPKDFVEFAYQKCDPLNFDHQFWILG
- a CDS encoding alpha amylase C-terminal domain-containing protein; the protein is MKKNPGAKKTPKKKSIALTEDDPWLEPYLDDILARRKRCRDRQEEITKTYGSMRAFSKGHEYFGINYDAKAQGWWYREWAPAAERLSLVGDFNEWDKEAHILEKKEGGIWEIFLPKEVLKHKDKLKVHITAANGSHDRMPAYIKRAVQDPNTYDFAGQIWEPEKEFKWTDKKFKVDRSKAPMIYECHTGMAQEKEGVGSWKEFEENILPRIKKLGYNAIQMMAVQEHPYYGSFGYHVSNFFAPSSRFGTPEDLKSLINTAHKMGIAVIMDIVHSHAVKNFAEGLNELDGSDDHYFHSGGRGEHEGWDSKLFNYGKEEVQRFLLSNVAYWLEEFHFDGFRFDGVTSILYFHHGEHVSFDHYDKYFKEGAEWDAITYLQLANELIHEIRPDGISIAEDMSGMPGACRTVEEGGLGFDFRLAMGIPDYWIKILKHKQDEEWNIEEMWHTLNNRRYKEANIAYAESHDQALVGDKTLAFWLMDKEMYWHMRVDDQHPVIDRGIALHKLIRIFTATLGGEGYLNFIGNEFGHPEWIDFPREGNDWSYKYARRQWSLLDREDLKYQFLNNFDAAMLRLLSENDVLSALPAAQLNMDENNKVIIFERNNLIFVFNFSTSASVPDYKFFVPKAGKYKIVLNSDNKDFGGFERIDEAVEFFTVEDEHGSNQLSIYTPSRTVLVFKKEE